One region of Phaeocystidibacter marisrubri genomic DNA includes:
- the purD gene encoding phosphoribosylamine--glycine ligase — protein MNILVIGSGGREHAISWKISQSSMCDKLFIAPGNPGTAQVGENVPMDVSDFAVVADFIRSNSVEIVLVGPEDPLVNGIHDYLIDTEGLDITVIGPRKEGAQLEGSKDFSKQFMMRHDIPTAKYQTFTSDDIEKGYAFLESLEAPYVLKADGLAAGKGVLILNDLQEAKDELRSMLVDAKFGNASAQVVIEEFLSGIEFSVFALTDGKDYVILPEAKDYKRIGEGDTGLNTGGMGAVSPVPFVDDVMMEKVVSRIVEPTITGLAKEKIPYVGFVFFGLISVNGEPFVIEYNCRMGDPETEVVMPRLKSDLVSLLKAAGNGTLSKEVVEFDDRSATTVMVVSGGYPESYQKGCAISGLENVENCLVFHAGTTMQDGKLVTSGGRVMAFTAYGSDKKKALEQSYEGVKRICFDNINYRKDIGFDL, from the coding sequence ATGAACATTCTCGTTATCGGTTCTGGCGGTAGAGAGCACGCCATTAGCTGGAAGATTTCTCAAAGTTCAATGTGCGATAAGCTATTTATTGCGCCGGGAAACCCGGGTACGGCTCAGGTTGGCGAGAATGTACCCATGGACGTTTCTGATTTTGCCGTGGTTGCAGACTTCATTCGCAGCAATAGTGTTGAGATTGTTCTAGTGGGTCCAGAAGACCCATTGGTGAATGGAATCCACGATTATTTGATCGATACGGAAGGCTTGGACATTACTGTGATTGGTCCTAGAAAAGAGGGTGCTCAATTGGAGGGAAGTAAGGATTTTTCCAAGCAATTCATGATGCGTCACGATATTCCAACTGCAAAGTACCAGACGTTTACATCTGACGATATTGAAAAGGGCTATGCCTTTTTGGAGAGTTTAGAAGCTCCATACGTTTTGAAAGCGGACGGACTAGCGGCTGGAAAGGGCGTTTTGATTTTGAACGATCTTCAAGAAGCCAAGGATGAATTGCGCTCTATGTTGGTTGATGCAAAATTCGGAAATGCCTCTGCTCAAGTTGTGATTGAAGAGTTCCTCTCAGGGATTGAATTCAGTGTGTTTGCCCTGACCGACGGAAAGGACTATGTCATTCTCCCAGAAGCGAAAGACTACAAGCGCATTGGAGAGGGAGACACGGGTTTGAATACTGGCGGAATGGGTGCGGTTTCTCCCGTGCCTTTTGTAGATGATGTGATGATGGAAAAAGTGGTGTCACGCATTGTGGAACCTACCATTACAGGATTGGCCAAGGAGAAAATTCCTTACGTAGGTTTTGTTTTCTTTGGATTGATCAGTGTAAATGGGGAACCATTTGTGATTGAATACAACTGTAGAATGGGCGATCCTGAAACAGAAGTAGTGATGCCTCGATTGAAATCGGATTTGGTGAGCTTGTTGAAAGCCGCTGGAAACGGAACCCTCAGCAAAGAAGTGGTTGAGTTCGATGATAGATCCGCTACAACTGTGATGGTTGTTTCTGGAGGATATCCTGAATCCTACCAGAAGGGATGTGCCATTTCCGGACTTGAGAACGTAGAGAACTGTTTGGTTTTCCACGCAGGCACTACCATGCAAGACGGTAAACTAGTGACTTCTGGAGGTCGAGTGATGGCCTTCACCGCCTACGGTTCGGACAAAAAAAAAGCGCTTGAACAATCCTATGAAGGTGTCAAGCGCATTTGCTTCGATAATATCAATTACCGCAAAGATATTGGGTTCGACTTGTAG
- a CDS encoding DUF6427 family protein, producing the protein MWSKRLADIRPGTVISYVLLLVLVGYVRVLYGPHFELPFSFMGVEYVLDSQWKWALPPAAGFAAMFANWIFAEVLQILKRYSYFGFLWGLMLIGIGNIYVVLLATLGLLWFVTIVRLQGSKRIYADYLDIGLMTGVLTLFDLRLLALLAVSWFLFVAYGKLRSRALFIGVWGVVTIHVLTATVYFSLGKFSDYLSYFEWTGFAFDWPAQWMWPSLVAMLFFWILSLGNYITALSRANVVKRQSLSALLILQIAVLALDISGIWSDTALICFLPIGSLVFIANDLQYRTKRWWKEGVFWMFIAAFGAIFFF; encoded by the coding sequence ATGTGGAGCAAACGTCTTGCAGATATTCGACCGGGAACCGTCATTTCTTATGTGCTTCTCCTCGTTCTGGTTGGCTATGTCCGCGTTCTTTACGGCCCTCATTTTGAGCTTCCCTTCTCTTTTATGGGCGTGGAATATGTGCTCGACTCCCAGTGGAAATGGGCTTTGCCGCCGGCTGCAGGGTTTGCTGCTATGTTTGCCAATTGGATTTTTGCCGAAGTTCTCCAAATTTTAAAACGATATAGCTATTTCGGGTTTTTATGGGGCTTGATGCTCATCGGAATTGGAAATATCTATGTGGTCCTTTTGGCAACTTTAGGGCTTTTGTGGTTTGTAACCATTGTGCGTTTACAAGGATCCAAACGTATTTATGCCGATTACCTCGATATCGGATTGATGACAGGAGTACTTACCCTTTTCGATCTGCGGCTCTTGGCACTTCTGGCCGTTAGTTGGTTCTTGTTTGTCGCGTATGGAAAGTTGAGATCACGTGCGTTATTTATTGGTGTCTGGGGAGTGGTAACGATACATGTTCTCACGGCAACCGTATACTTCTCACTCGGAAAGTTTAGCGACTATCTATCTTACTTTGAATGGACAGGGTTCGCCTTCGACTGGCCCGCGCAATGGATGTGGCCTAGCCTAGTAGCTATGCTGTTCTTCTGGATTCTATCCCTGGGAAATTATATCACGGCACTGTCCCGCGCCAACGTGGTTAAGCGCCAGAGTTTATCGGCATTGCTGATCTTGCAAATAGCCGTTCTGGCCCTAGATATTAGCGGTATTTGGAGTGATACAGCACTCATTTGCTTTCTTCCGATAGGATCCTTGGTCTTTATTGCCAACGATCTTCAGTACCGTACGAAGCGATGGTGGAAAGAAGGAGTTTTTTGGATGTTTATCGCGGCCTTTGGAGCGATCTTTTTCTTTTAA
- a CDS encoding acyl-CoA thioesterase yields the protein MRINTPKDSLTIMTEIVLPNDTNNLNNLFGGQLLSWMDRCAAIAAHRHCRRQVVTASVNNVSFNHAVPQGSIVTLEAVVSRAFTSSMEVFVDVYIEDQRGTGNRVRANEAIYTFVAVDQLGNPIEVPGLEPETEMEKIRYEGALRRKQLALILGGKMKPEDANELKKLFFPEEH from the coding sequence ATGCGAATCAACACACCCAAGGATTCACTTACGATCATGACCGAAATCGTTCTTCCGAACGATACCAACAACCTCAACAACTTGTTTGGGGGCCAACTTCTATCATGGATGGATCGTTGTGCGGCTATTGCGGCTCACCGCCACTGTCGTCGTCAAGTTGTAACCGCAAGTGTTAACAACGTATCCTTCAACCACGCTGTTCCTCAAGGTTCTATTGTAACGCTTGAAGCCGTGGTATCCAGAGCTTTCACCAGCTCTATGGAGGTGTTTGTAGATGTGTACATCGAAGACCAAAGAGGTACGGGAAATCGCGTTCGCGCCAATGAAGCCATCTACACTTTTGTAGCAGTTGATCAACTTGGAAATCCCATTGAAGTTCCTGGACTAGAACCAGAAACGGAGATGGAGAAGATTCGTTACGAGGGTGCTTTGAGAAGAAAGCAACTGGCCTTAATCTTGGGCGGTAAAATGAAGCCCGAAGACGCCAACGAATTGAAGAAGTTGTTCTTCCCTGAAGAGCATTAA
- a CDS encoding HU domain-containing protein, with amino-acid sequence MTLEHYISKLLFSNDCVVVPGFGAFVARSFSAELNSATQMLLPPSRRLSFQPGLRTDDGLLRGAIAKREQRNEDVIRLEISDIVSFWHKQLHKGERLRLEGIGMFYIDREGNIQFKPQVDVNFDMAHFGLGVFRASPLVTVNEEARVIPLHQRKDRSRTPLWRVAAVAAGVSGLLFMGGSKSDLDIADNLAGFMDLISWSDSEEAEISEPVAEEAPKAEAVAAEEVAIPEVEITSTPVAATPVQKGTYYVIVGSFVEKANADDLYRELKSKGFSPEVLPFDGRFNKVAISSFQTRTDATTALRSYKNDVQRGAWIYRK; translated from the coding sequence ATGACCCTCGAACACTACATATCAAAATTACTTTTCTCGAACGACTGCGTGGTTGTTCCGGGATTTGGTGCCTTTGTAGCGCGATCATTTTCTGCTGAATTAAATTCAGCAACTCAAATGTTATTGCCACCAAGCAGACGTTTGAGTTTCCAACCCGGTCTTCGAACCGATGATGGTTTGCTAAGAGGCGCCATTGCCAAGAGAGAACAGCGAAACGAAGATGTTATTCGTCTCGAAATCTCTGATATCGTAAGTTTCTGGCACAAGCAGCTCCACAAGGGAGAGCGACTACGTTTGGAAGGTATTGGCATGTTCTACATTGATAGAGAAGGCAATATCCAATTCAAACCTCAAGTAGACGTTAACTTCGACATGGCTCACTTCGGACTGGGTGTCTTTCGCGCCTCTCCGTTGGTAACCGTTAATGAAGAAGCACGTGTCATTCCTCTTCACCAGCGCAAAGACAGATCTAGAACTCCACTTTGGAGGGTTGCTGCCGTTGCTGCGGGTGTGTCGGGTCTTCTTTTCATGGGAGGTTCAAAATCAGATTTGGACATAGCCGACAATCTAGCTGGCTTCATGGACCTCATTAGTTGGTCGGATTCTGAAGAGGCTGAGATAAGCGAGCCTGTGGCAGAAGAAGCTCCAAAAGCTGAAGCTGTGGCTGCTGAAGAAGTAGCGATTCCAGAAGTTGAAATCACGTCAACTCCAGTTGCTGCAACGCCTGTTCAAAAAGGAACGTACTATGTAATTGTGGGTTCCTTTGTGGAGAAAGCAAATGCTGATGATCTCTATCGCGAGCTAAAGAGCAAGGGATTCTCTCCTGAAGTTCTTCCTTTTGATGGCCGGTTCAACAAAGTAGCCATCTCATCTTTCCAAACTCGAACGGACGCCACTACTGCACTACGCAGTTACAAGAATGACGTTCAACGTGGGGCTTGGATTTACCGCAAATAA
- a CDS encoding fructosamine kinase family protein — MSQILQSLSLDSVVVEAIPLSGGDIHDVYLVANESSRYVVKVNTSEMPADVFRLESDGLNALKVVGELRVPEVIGVMSEEELSALVLEYLPSERGDILNFGQQLARHHKVAQANFGWHVDNYIGRLPQVNTPTVSWEDFWAEHRIGPLVRALRDAASFTSSEVRVFDELIHRTAVLVPEESPSLLHGDLWSGNVLPTASSYAVIDPAVYAGHREMDLAMMKLFGGFSTAAFDAYNDEYPLENQWEERMGFHQIYPLLVHARLFGGLYIHQSIEMARRYL, encoded by the coding sequence TTGAGTCAAATTCTTCAATCCTTATCCCTTGATAGTGTGGTGGTTGAGGCGATTCCTTTAAGCGGAGGTGATATTCACGACGTGTATTTGGTTGCAAATGAGTCAAGTAGGTATGTTGTCAAAGTAAATACCTCGGAAATGCCTGCCGATGTATTTCGATTGGAATCGGATGGTCTAAATGCCTTAAAAGTAGTAGGGGAGTTGCGTGTTCCAGAGGTGATCGGTGTGATGTCGGAGGAGGAACTGTCGGCTTTGGTTCTTGAATACTTGCCTTCCGAGAGAGGGGATATATTGAATTTTGGACAGCAATTGGCTCGACATCACAAGGTGGCTCAGGCTAATTTTGGATGGCATGTAGATAATTATATCGGGCGACTGCCCCAAGTGAATACGCCCACCGTGAGTTGGGAAGATTTCTGGGCAGAGCATCGCATTGGTCCTCTTGTGAGAGCACTACGAGATGCGGCATCGTTTACTTCCAGTGAAGTTCGGGTTTTTGACGAACTCATTCACCGAACGGCTGTACTCGTTCCCGAAGAGTCCCCTTCTTTATTGCACGGCGATCTGTGGTCTGGAAATGTTTTACCCACTGCTAGCTCCTATGCGGTTATTGATCCTGCCGTGTATGCCGGACATCGAGAAATGGACTTGGCAATGATGAAGCTGTTTGGCGGATTTTCAACAGCGGCCTTTGATGCTTATAACGACGAATATCCACTCGAAAATCAATGGGAGGAAAGGATGGGTTTTCATCAAATCTATCCTCTATTGGTTCACGCAAGATTGTTTGGCGGGCTCTACATTCATCAAAGTATAGAAATGGCTCGGCGTTATTTGTGA
- the pdeM gene encoding ligase-associated DNA damage response endonuclease PdeM: MEISLADNIMHLSAERTLWWPSASTLFLSDVHLGKATHFRKAGISISGKTGNLDLDRIAYQLRLHQPKRIVFLGDLFHSEYNTEWERFIDLRKHFFETQFILVEGNHDIMDPSFYKRARVDVIEEGYMEANLEWRHHPRESSTGMQLCGHLHPGVHLVGKARQSITLPCFVHEPHKFVLPAFGRLTGKMKHEGPTGTKYYAIAGSELLAIPHK, translated from the coding sequence ATGGAAATTTCACTTGCCGATAACATTATGCACCTCTCCGCAGAGCGAACCCTGTGGTGGCCAAGTGCATCTACCCTGTTTTTGAGTGATGTCCATTTGGGGAAAGCGACCCATTTTCGAAAGGCGGGAATTTCGATATCAGGAAAAACAGGAAATTTAGATCTCGATCGAATTGCCTATCAACTGAGGCTCCATCAACCCAAGCGAATTGTATTTCTCGGAGACCTCTTCCATTCGGAATACAACACAGAATGGGAACGATTTATCGATCTGAGAAAACACTTTTTTGAAACCCAATTTATTTTGGTTGAAGGCAATCACGACATCATGGATCCGTCTTTTTATAAACGAGCCAGAGTGGATGTGATTGAAGAGGGATATATGGAGGCAAACCTTGAATGGCGCCATCACCCTCGCGAATCTAGCACAGGAATGCAACTCTGTGGCCACCTTCACCCAGGTGTGCACCTAGTAGGTAAAGCTCGACAATCCATCACGCTACCTTGCTTTGTCCATGAACCTCACAAGTTCGTGCTTCCAGCATTTGGCCGACTTACCGGAAAGATGAAACACGAAGGTCCCACGGGAACAAAATACTACGCCATAGCAGGATCTGAGCTGCTGGCCATCCCTCACAAATAA
- a CDS encoding choice-of-anchor I family protein — translation MKIFYSLMGLLAFTTAGFSQNLVDLSLAGTYETGVFDDGAMEILAHDPVNHHVFVVNASTKSIDILDISTPSNITKVTSIDLSPYGKAANSVSFFGGYVVAAVEDTVKQANGKAVFFDDQGTYVAHVMVGALPDMVTFSHDGNTVLVANEGEPNDDYTVDPEGTVSIIDVSGGVANVTQSDVTEINFQSFNNNYDQDIRVFGPGATLAMDLEPEYIALSADDAFAYVVMQENNAMAKIDLSTNTVVSLKALGFKDWMAGDNVLDASNTAASVDLRHWPIYGMYQPDAMVAFEHNGSTYLATANEGDSRDYDGFSEEDRVKDLLLDSVVFPNYANLQMNDSLGRMNITTTLGDTDNDGYYEELYAYGARSFSIWDSNMNLVYDSEGDIASNVFLDYPNEFNSNNDDNTSFKSRSDDKGVEPEAVEVAVINGTRVLFVGLERMGGVIVYDITNPMAPQFVSYFLNRNFNVDADAPGAGDLAPEDLVFISAAESPTGYPLLASANEVSGTFSLYNIGGTIGLEEVVKESAIFAYPNPVVDVVTFNKDIENGLLYDMNGRVVSEVKGSEADLSDLAAGLYILMADNVKGLQILKK, via the coding sequence ATGAAAATATTCTACTCTTTGATGGGGCTTTTGGCCTTCACAACTGCGGGATTCTCGCAAAACTTGGTTGATCTTTCACTAGCGGGCACGTATGAAACAGGTGTGTTTGACGATGGCGCTATGGAGATTCTTGCTCACGATCCTGTGAATCATCATGTATTCGTAGTGAATGCGAGCACTAAGTCTATCGATATCCTCGATATTTCTACTCCGAGCAACATTACGAAGGTGACGAGCATTGATCTCAGTCCTTATGGTAAGGCGGCAAACTCGGTTTCTTTCTTTGGAGGATATGTAGTAGCTGCGGTAGAAGACACCGTTAAACAAGCCAATGGTAAAGCGGTTTTCTTTGATGATCAGGGAACGTATGTTGCCCATGTTATGGTAGGCGCTTTGCCTGATATGGTAACTTTCTCCCACGATGGCAACACCGTTTTGGTTGCCAATGAAGGTGAGCCTAACGATGATTACACGGTGGATCCAGAGGGGACCGTGAGCATTATTGATGTAAGTGGTGGAGTTGCCAATGTAACACAATCGGACGTTACGGAAATCAACTTCCAATCTTTCAACAACAATTACGATCAGGACATTCGTGTTTTCGGTCCGGGTGCAACACTAGCCATGGATTTGGAGCCAGAGTACATTGCTCTTTCTGCCGATGATGCCTTTGCCTACGTTGTGATGCAAGAGAACAATGCAATGGCAAAAATCGATCTTTCAACCAACACGGTGGTTTCACTAAAAGCCCTTGGTTTTAAAGATTGGATGGCGGGCGACAATGTTCTGGATGCAAGTAATACAGCAGCATCTGTTGATCTGAGACATTGGCCTATCTATGGAATGTATCAGCCTGATGCTATGGTGGCATTTGAGCACAATGGCAGCACATACCTTGCAACAGCAAACGAAGGAGATTCTCGCGATTACGACGGGTTTAGCGAAGAAGACCGCGTGAAAGATTTGTTGTTGGATTCCGTGGTTTTCCCGAACTACGCCAATCTTCAAATGAACGATTCCCTAGGAAGAATGAACATCACCACAACTTTGGGTGATACCGATAATGATGGATATTACGAAGAGCTATATGCCTACGGTGCACGTTCATTCTCTATCTGGGATAGCAATATGAACTTGGTGTACGATTCAGAAGGCGATATCGCCTCAAATGTTTTCCTAGACTATCCGAATGAGTTCAACTCAAACAACGACGATAACACTTCTTTCAAGAGTCGTTCTGACGATAAGGGAGTTGAGCCAGAAGCTGTTGAAGTAGCTGTGATTAACGGAACGCGAGTACTGTTTGTAGGTTTGGAAAGAATGGGTGGTGTAATCGTTTACGACATCACTAACCCAATGGCTCCCCAGTTTGTGAGCTACTTCCTCAACCGCAATTTCAACGTAGATGCAGACGCTCCTGGTGCGGGTGACCTAGCTCCGGAAGATTTGGTATTTATCTCTGCGGCAGAGAGTCCAACTGGCTACCCACTTCTTGCAAGTGCAAACGAAGTAAGCGGAACATTCTCTCTTTACAACATCGGTGGTACTATCGGTTTGGAAGAAGTAGTGAAGGAAAGCGCAATCTTCGCTTACCCAAATCCAGTTGTAGATGTAGTGACTTTCAACAAAGACATTGAAAATGGTCTTCTCTACGACATGAATGGACGCGTGGTTAGTGAAGTGAAAGGTTCGGAAGCCGATCTTTCTGACCTTGCAGCGGGTCTCTACATTTTGATGGCCGACAACGTGAAAGGCCTTCAGATTTTGAAGAAATAA
- a CDS encoding PQQ-like beta-propeller repeat protein codes for MKGLKRLFLAFISVIALPVWSQPVIYTRIAGTPPPTDFLIDNNGNDVWMATTPGISHVTINNGTATVQRYLDTGAFPQPFFCIDKRGNTVVAGGYGEVAKFNGTSWSVYSWINTALPLTIQYDEVAIEASGKIWLRDYRDSVYTLDGTTVQRIGQGKAIAVHPTQNIAYVASAIPQDGIVRIRNGVRDTLPLISSIITKNMIRKLEFVDGYLFVESVNGLFAWDGNQWITHFNSVVQQSAPLSNGRFAFIEQSDVWFESNGNNTDTLGIPSHTSARSINQLESHNDYLYYFDGFSLVKVFPELLNKRSQGTISNGRLELGFSSVGSLFRKFDSHDLNSSFFRLDNRNVVFAGNLWMSGTKNGSPMVGAEEYRMNSLVMSSGPYSTQVDSAFLAKYDRVWVVTKAKLNDISRITAALFTLCPKGLQHGRAMEMNPKGKVEFSHHLWIAISMVFTNRRRETILKSEVMNVRTSSITTLEVQFSLPRVQARVWRCMEWPSYMTRQILPSTKHYS; via the coding sequence ATGAAAGGATTAAAAAGACTATTCTTAGCTTTTATTTCAGTCATTGCTTTACCAGTATGGTCCCAGCCGGTGATCTACACGCGGATTGCTGGAACCCCACCTCCAACTGATTTCCTAATAGACAATAATGGAAATGATGTTTGGATGGCTACAACGCCAGGCATCTCCCACGTGACCATTAATAATGGGACGGCTACGGTTCAACGCTACTTGGACACTGGTGCCTTTCCTCAACCCTTTTTCTGTATTGATAAAAGAGGGAATACCGTAGTAGCTGGTGGCTATGGCGAAGTGGCAAAATTCAATGGTACGAGTTGGTCGGTGTATTCTTGGATTAATACCGCTCTTCCATTAACCATACAATACGATGAGGTAGCCATTGAAGCCTCAGGTAAGATTTGGCTTCGCGATTATCGAGATTCTGTATACACTTTAGATGGAACTACGGTTCAGCGCATTGGTCAGGGAAAAGCCATCGCGGTTCATCCTACACAAAACATAGCCTATGTGGCCTCAGCCATTCCTCAAGATGGCATTGTGAGAATTCGAAATGGGGTTAGAGATACCCTACCTCTGATTTCTAGTATTATCACCAAGAACATGATTCGGAAATTGGAATTTGTAGACGGGTATCTCTTTGTCGAATCCGTGAATGGTCTGTTTGCATGGGATGGCAATCAGTGGATCACTCACTTTAACAGCGTTGTGCAACAATCAGCCCCCCTCTCTAACGGGCGATTTGCTTTTATCGAACAAAGTGATGTTTGGTTCGAGTCCAATGGTAACAACACGGATACGCTGGGAATTCCTTCACATACAAGTGCGCGCAGCATCAATCAATTGGAGTCACACAATGATTACCTCTATTATTTTGATGGATTCTCCCTCGTAAAGGTGTTTCCAGAATTGTTGAATAAGCGGTCGCAGGGAACCATTTCTAACGGCCGACTAGAATTGGGCTTCTCTTCTGTGGGTAGTTTATTCAGAAAGTTTGACTCACATGATCTGAATTCTTCATTCTTTAGACTAGACAACCGAAATGTTGTTTTTGCTGGCAATTTATGGATGAGTGGTACCAAGAATGGATCTCCTATGGTTGGAGCTGAGGAGTACAGAATGAATTCTCTAGTGATGTCGTCTGGGCCATATAGCACTCAGGTGGATTCGGCTTTCTTGGCTAAATACGACCGAGTGTGGGTGGTAACCAAAGCCAAGTTGAACGACATAAGTCGAATTACGGCAGCTCTCTTTACGTTATGCCCGAAGGGATTGCAACATGGCCGGGCAATGGAGATGAATCCAAAGGGGAAGGTAGAATTCTCGCACCATTTGTGGATCGCAATTTCAATGGTATTTACGAACCGAAGAAGGGAGACTATCCTCAAATCAGAGGTGATGAATGTGCGTACTTCATCTATAACGACTCTCGAGGTCCAGTTCAGTTTGCCTCGAGTTCAGGCGCGGGTATGGAGGTGCATGGAATGGCCTTCGTATATGACACGACAGATCCTGCCATCAACAAAACACTATTCTTGA
- a CDS encoding T9SS type A sorting domain-containing protein — translation MAFVYDTTDPAINKTLFLSYRVINRDVTPIDNMKLGMWVDYDLGFPNDDLLQSDSVLQISYAQNADNNDEGPLGFGAYPPAVGVMGLSEDFTGHMYYVNSTSTINGNIGVFTDIQNYMRQQFKNGSPLRAEVGGDGYDQSGTLPRTHWAFNDQLGWSSGTMDDNRSILTTSEQTLNAGEEWCLDLAFVVGQDSSAMAFQNSVLDMKNNMGVTETFYQSKSFPCLSEGVSLEEEHAIRFDLYPNPVGPEGKVHLTSPEFIAKYEVYNLLGQKVDELQLSSPQNELEINLSGYAPGGYLIRATSREGGIHTEVVIVQ, via the coding sequence ATGGCCTTCGTATATGACACGACAGATCCTGCCATCAACAAAACACTATTCTTGAGCTATCGGGTGATTAACCGCGATGTAACTCCGATTGACAATATGAAATTGGGTATGTGGGTAGATTACGATTTAGGTTTCCCGAACGATGATTTGTTGCAGTCGGATAGTGTATTGCAAATCTCGTATGCCCAAAATGCGGACAACAACGATGAAGGGCCGCTAGGTTTTGGGGCGTATCCACCAGCCGTTGGCGTTATGGGCTTGAGCGAGGATTTTACAGGGCACATGTATTATGTCAATTCCACCAGTACGATCAATGGCAATATTGGAGTATTCACGGACATTCAGAATTACATGCGTCAGCAGTTTAAGAATGGCAGTCCTTTGCGCGCCGAAGTAGGTGGAGATGGTTATGATCAATCTGGCACTTTGCCAAGAACGCATTGGGCTTTTAATGATCAATTGGGATGGAGTTCTGGAACGATGGATGACAATCGCTCTATTCTCACAACCAGTGAGCAGACCCTCAATGCTGGGGAAGAGTGGTGTCTCGATTTGGCATTTGTCGTGGGACAAGATTCTTCAGCTATGGCATTCCAGAACTCTGTTCTTGATATGAAGAATAACATGGGAGTTACGGAAACATTCTATCAGTCTAAATCCTTCCCATGTTTGAGTGAAGGCGTTTCTCTTGAAGAAGAACATGCCATTCGTTTTGATCTGTATCCGAATCCAGTGGGGCCAGAAGGTAAAGTTCATCTTACTTCTCCTGAGTTCATCGCGAAGTATGAGGTGTACAATTTACTTGGACAAAAAGTGGACGAACTACAATTGTCCTCGCCGCAGAACGAATTGGAGATCAACTTGTCAGGATATGCTCCTGGTGGTTACCTTATTCGAGCAACATCCCGCGAAGGCGGAATACACACAGAGGTGGTGATAGTGCAATAG
- a CDS encoding DUF4180 domain-containing protein gives MNFIDHTFKGKRIAEVELDGPAISSTEEGVDLLGNLYFNGFEAVILRHDQLHPDFFELRSGLAGDILQKFSNYRMKLAIVGHFQEVKSNALRDFIKESNRTGQIAFVSSIEEGLEQLG, from the coding sequence ATGAATTTCATTGATCACACTTTCAAAGGAAAACGAATTGCTGAAGTTGAGCTTGATGGACCCGCTATTTCCTCTACAGAAGAAGGGGTTGACCTCTTGGGTAATCTCTATTTCAATGGATTTGAAGCAGTAATTCTCCGCCATGATCAACTGCATCCTGACTTCTTCGAACTTCGGTCGGGTTTAGCTGGAGACATCCTCCAAAAGTTTTCAAACTATAGAATGAAGCTAGCTATTGTAGGGCACTTTCAAGAAGTTAAAAGCAATGCCCTGCGCGATTTTATAAAAGAGAGTAATCGCACAGGGCAAATTGCCTTCGTGTCATCTATCGAAGAAGGCCTAGAACAACTCGGGTAG
- a CDS encoding methylated-DNA--[protein]-cysteine S-methyltransferase, translated as MRQFEMDIKISNHLVFPPQFTDLVLMEDQQCIITNSYTSPVGELILGSWGDSLCLCDWRYRDMREAIDRRISNGLNAEFKEGDSEVIRATIYQLDAYFSKELHHFTIPLVLVGTDFQKLVWNELLTIPHGQTISYHELSRRLGDLGAIRAVASANGANAISLLVPCHRVIGSDGSLVGYAGGIRAKQKLLELEGMSEQLSMF; from the coding sequence ATGAGGCAGTTTGAAATGGATATAAAGATATCTAATCACCTCGTTTTTCCTCCTCAATTTACCGACCTTGTTCTTATGGAAGATCAGCAATGCATTATCACGAACTCCTACACTTCGCCAGTTGGAGAGTTAATCCTCGGTTCGTGGGGAGATTCTCTGTGTTTGTGCGATTGGCGCTATCGAGATATGAGAGAGGCCATTGATCGTAGGATTAGCAATGGATTAAACGCGGAATTTAAAGAAGGAGACAGTGAGGTGATTCGCGCAACCATCTATCAATTGGATGCCTATTTTAGCAAGGAGCTTCATCATTTTACCATTCCTCTAGTATTGGTTGGAACGGATTTCCAGAAATTGGTTTGGAATGAACTCCTCACCATTCCACATGGCCAGACGATTTCTTATCATGAATTATCTCGACGTCTCGGGGACCTTGGAGCCATACGGGCAGTAGCGTCCGCGAATGGAGCGAATGCGATTTCTCTATTGGTGCCTTGCCATCGTGTAATTGGCTCAGATGGAAGTTTGGTAGGGTATGCAGGCGGTATTCGTGCCAAACAGAAACTCCTAGAGCTAGAGGGGATGAGTGAGCAGTTGTCGATGTTTTGA